The Callospermophilus lateralis isolate mCalLat2 chromosome 3, mCalLat2.hap1, whole genome shotgun sequence genome has a segment encoding these proteins:
- the Magel2 gene encoding MAGE-like protein 2 produces the protein MSQLSKNLGDSSPPAEAPKPPVYSRPTVLMRAPPASSRAPPVPWDPPPSDLQASLAAWQAPQPAWEAPQGQLPAPVAPMPQPPALGAPMVQAPPLGGPMGKPPTPGVLMVHPPPPVAPMAQPPTPGVLMLHPSAPGAPIPHPPPPGTPMSHPPPPGTPMAHPPPPGTPMAHPPPPGTPMVPPPPPGTPMAHPPPPGTPMPHPPPPGTPMAHPPPPGTPMAQPPAPGVLMAQPLTPGVLMVQPPAPGAPMAQPPPPAALMTQPPPSATPMAKPPGPGVVMIHPPGRAPIIQPPVSGAPMAQPVPPPSQPVATWAPQGQPLILQIQSQVIRAPPQVPQVPQVPQVQLATPPGWQATSPGWQAPPQGWQATPLTWQTTQVTWQAPAIAWQAPPPVRQGPPPIRPGPPPIRPGPPPVLRQAPPVIRQAPPVIRQAPPMMRQAPPLIRQAPPPIRPAPQALPTQPQLWQALPPPPPLRQAPQARLPAPQVQVAPQVPTAPPATQVPVVPPAGPQVPQPVLPTPLSVQQAAPQQAVHCPSIIWQAPKGQPPVPHELPTSMEYQEVQQAQALAWQAPKAPTHFWQPLPAQEAQGQAPRIVQLEQQQPFRGAQASQKAGQIQLPTQQAQPTGSQAEMPPLQLQPSWQGPPPILQAQPGAPLGGENFPRGSDKSLMTPSGESRASSIEPRGSSKDRRTSSKEKRAPSKDRMIFAGTFCAPRAVSATRAHLPTAWKNLPATSETFTATSRVFPSTSHFQPASSNAFKGPSATSESPRSLPFALQDPYACIEALPAVPWVPQPDVNASQASKAVPTILMATAAAPQAAATVQEASKTVEPPRRSGKATRKKKHLEPEEDNSGHRMAMRDWQGPRAWENPSLYDWEVPSSVQVLGDWECPNTPRGMNGWECPSTSRILSGWEGPSTSWALSAWEGPSTSRDVGHCEGPYSPQSLIISEVPCLSQGSSATQEDPKGETQSFSPPNERTNALVQFFLVQDQVKVPIQHSQMVNVIIREYKDECLDIFSRANDKLECAFGCQLKEIDTQNHSYVLINKQGHFQGGFFASYLDRPKFGLLMVVLSLIFMKGNCVRENLIFSFLFKLGFDVRESHGLLGDLKKLITEVFVRHKYLEYRRIPCTEPAEYEFLWGPRAFLETSKMLVLRFLAKLHKKDPRCWPFHYLEALAELESEDSDEDESEPEPEPEPEPDAGDNSDDPTSSPPPQ, from the coding sequence ATGTCGCAGCTAAGTAAGAATCTGGGTGATTCGAGCCCTCCAGCGGAGGCCCCGAAGCCGCCTGTCTATAGCCGCCCTACGGTTCTGATGCGGGCCCCGCCTGCTTCCTCCCGGGCTCCTCCGGTCCCTTGGGATCCACCTCCTTCTGACTTGCAGGCTTCCCTGGCCGCTTGGCAGGCACCTCAACCTGCCTGGGAGGCTCCGCAGGGCCAGCTGCCTGCCCCGGTGGCTCCGATGCCCCAGCCTCCTGCCCTGGGGGCCCCAATGGTCCAGGCTCCCCCCCTGGGGGGCCCGATGGGCAAACCTCCGACTCCTGGAGTCCTGATGGTCCATCCTCCCCCTCCGGTTGCCCCTATGGCCCAGCCTCCAACTCCGGGAGTTCTGATGCTGCATCCATCTGCTCCCGGAGCCCCTatccctcatcctcctcctccgggGACCCCAATGTCTCACCCTCCCCCGCCTGGGACCCCGATGGCCCATCCTCCCCCTCCTGGGACCCCGATGGCTCATCCTCCCCCTCCGGGGACCCCGATGGTGCCTCCTCCACCTCCGGGGACCCCGATGGCGCATCCTCCCCCTCCGGGGACCCCGATGCCTCATCCTCCTCCACCCGGGACACCGATGGCGCATCCTCCACCTCCTGGGACACCGATGGCTCAGCCTCCAGCACCAGGAGTCCTGATGGCCCAGCCTCTGACGCCAGGAGTCCTGATGGTCCAGCCTCCTGCTCCAGGAGCCCCGATGGCCCAGCCTCCACCACCGGCAGCCCTGATGACCCAGCCTCCACCTTCGGCAACCCCGATGGCCAAGCCTCCAGGTCCTGGTGTCGTGATGATTCATCCTCCAGGGAGAGCTCCGATCATCCAGCCTCCAGTCTCAGGAGCACCGATGGCGCAACCAGTGCCCCCCCCCTCACAGCCTGTGGCTACTTGGGCCCCACAGGGTCAACCTTTGATCCTGCAAATCCAATCTCAGGTCATAAGGGCTCCTCCACAGGTTCCCCAAGTCCCGCAGGTTCCCCAGGTGCAGCTGGCCACACCCCCAGGGTGGCAGGCCACCTCTCCAGGGTGGCAGGCACCCCCTCAAGGCTGGCAGGCCACGCCCTTGACCTGGCAGACCACCCAGGTCACCTGGCAGGCACCTGCAATCGCCTGGCAGGCACCACCACCTGTGCGCCAGGGGCCCCCACCCATCCGGCCCGGCCCCCCACCAATACGCCCTGGCCCCCCTCCTGTGCTGCGCCAGGCACCACCTGTGATACGCCAGGCCCCACCTGTGATCCGCCAAGCCCCACCCATGATGCGCCAGGCACCACCATTGATCCGCCAGGCACCACCACCTATCCGACCAGCTCCACAGGCTCTGCCCACCCAGCCACAGCTCTGGCAAGCcctgccacccccacccccactgcgGCAGGCCCCGCAGGCTCGGCTGCCGGCCCCGCAGGTGCAGGTGGCGCCGCAGGTGCCTACGGCACCACCAGCTACGCAGGTACCTGTGGTGCCACCCGCTGGCCCGCAGGTGCCCCAGCCAGTGCTGCCGACCCCGCTGTCTGTCCAACAGGCTGCCCCGCAGCAGGCTGTGCACTGCCCATCCATCATCTGGCAGGCCCCCAAAGGTCAGCCTCCGGTGCCACATGAGCTGCCAACATCGATGGAGTACCAGGAGGTGCAGCAGGCGCAGGCACTGGCCTGGCAGGCACCAAAGGCACCCACTCACTTCTGGCAGCCCCTGCCTGCCCAGGAGGCCCAGGGTCAGGCCCCTCGGATCGTccagctggagcagcagcagccctTTCGGGGGGCTCAGGCCTCCCAAAAAGCCGGGCAAATCCAGCTACCCACCCAGCAGGCCCAGCCCACGGGCTCGCAGGCAGAAATGCCCCCATTGCAACTCCAGCCTTCTTGGCAAGGCCCACCCCCCATCTTGCAGGCCCAGCCCGGAGCCCCCTTAGGGGGGGAAAATTTTCCCAGGGGCTCCGATAAATCACTCATGACTCCATCAGGAGAATCCAGGGCCTCTTCTATAGAACCTAGGGGCTCTTCTAAAGACCGTAGGACTTCATCGAAGGAAAAACGGGCCCCTTCAAAAGACCGCATGATCTTTGCAGGCACCTTCTGTGCTCCAAGGGCAGTGTCAGCTACCAGAGCACACCTGCCAACTGCCTGGAAAAATTTGCCTGCCACATCAGAGACCTTTACTGCCACCTCAAGGGTCTTTCCATCTACCTCCCACTTCCAGCCTGCCTCTTCTAATGCCTTTAAAGGCCCATCTGCCACCTCAGAGAGCCCGAGGTCACTGCCATTTGCTTTGCAGGATCCATATGCCTGCATTGAGGCCTTGCCTGCTGTCCCATGGGTTCCACAGCCTGATGTGAATGCCTCACAGGCATCCAAGGCAGTGCCCACCATCCTGATGGCTACAGCAGCTGCACCCCAGGCAGCTGCCACCGTGCAAGAAGCCTCCAAGACCGTGGAGCCACCACGTCGCTCGGGCAAAGCCACCCGGAAGAAGAAGCATCTGGAACCCGAAGAGGACAACAGTGGCCATAGAATGGCCATGCGTGACTGGCAGGGCCCACGGGCCTGGGAGAATCCCAGTTTGTATGATTGGGAGGTGCCAAGCTCTGTCCAGGTTCTGGGTGACTGGGAGTGCCCAAATACTCCCCGTGGCATGAATGGCTGGGAGTGTCCTAGTACCTCCAggatcctgagtggctgggagggGCCCAGCACATCTTGGGCCCTGAGTGCTTGGGAAGGCCCAAGTACCTCAAGGGATGTGGGTCACTGTGAAGGCCCATATAGCCCTCAGTCCTTGATTATCTCTGAGGTCCCATGTCTCTCTCAGGGATCCAGTGCCACCCAGGAGGATCCCAAAGGGGAGACTCAGTCATTTTCTCCCCCAAATGAGAGAACAAATGCATTGGTGCAGTTTTTCTTGGTCCAGGACCAAGTCAAGGTGCCAATCCAGCACTCGCAGATGGTGAATGTCATCATCCGAGAGTACAAAGACGAGTGCTTAGATATCTTCAGCCGTGCCAATGATAAGCTGGAGTGTGCCTTTGGCTGTCAATTGAAGGAAATTGATACCCAAAACCACTCTTACGTTCTCATCAACAAGCAGGGGCATTTTCAAGGTGGTTTCTTTGCATCCTATTTAGACCGGCCCAAGTTTGGCCTCCTGATGGTGGTTTTGAGCCTTATCTTTATGAAAGGCAATTGTGTCAGGGAGAATTTGATCTTCAGTTTTCTGTTCAAGTTAGGGTTTGATGTCCGGGAGTCACATGGTCTCTTGGGAGACCTGAAGAAGCTCATCACCGAAGTGTTTGTGAGGCATAAGTACCTAGAGTACAGGAGAATTCCTTGCACTGAGCCAGCAGAATATGAGTTCCTCTGGGGGCCCCGAGCGTTCCTCGAAACCAGCAAGATGCTTGTCCTGAGGTTTTTGGCCAAGCtccataagaaagatccacggtgctggccattccattaccTCGAAGCACTGGCAGAGTTAGAGTCCGAAGATTCGGACGAGGATGAATCTGAGCCTGAGCCTGAGCCTGAGCCTGAGCCTGATGCCGGTGATAATTCTGATGACCCCACCAGCAGTCCCCCTCCCCAGTAA